One genomic region from Corvus hawaiiensis isolate bCorHaw1 chromosome 21, bCorHaw1.pri.cur, whole genome shotgun sequence encodes:
- the ENTPD8 gene encoding ectonucleoside triphosphate diphosphohydrolase 8, translating to MGSKAKAITGLLAATCVCSIIALILSVVNVKDVFLPPSTKYGLVFDAGSTHTSLYIYRWPADKENGTGIVSQVEACSVSGPGISSYADNPAGAGASLKPCLDRAMKIVPAEQQRETPTYLGATAGMRLLRMENSTKAEQVFAEVSKAIGEYPVDFRGARILTGSEEGSFGWITVNYLLETLVKFSFAERWEHPQDTEVLGALDLGGASTQITFQPGVPVEDRNTSVFFRLYGTNYSLYSHSYLCYGQSQALKMLLAALHQASSSAQISHPCYPRGYQENITVAELYDSPCVRAPSSASPALVLTVTGTGDPAACGTAVQRLFNFSCGAQWPCGFNGVYQPPVRGQFFAFAGFYYTFDFLNLTRQQSLSDVNTTILAFCRRNWAELVQSFPQDRKYLHTYCSVAIYILTLLLNGFKFNEHTWSNIHFSRQAANTDIGWTLGFMLNFTNMIPAEALRHVKGHQPGLWAGAVSFLVLAIVTGLVAVFLHCFWKTK from the exons ATGGGCTCCAAAGCCAAAGCCATTACAGGTCTCCTGGCAGCCACCTGTGTCTGCAGCATCATCGCCCTCATTCTGAGCGTCGTGAATGTGAAGGATGTGTTTCTTCCCCCCAGCACCAAG TATGGTCTGGTGTTTGACGCTGGCTCCACACACACGTCCCTCTACATCTACCGGTGGCCCGCGGACAAGGAGAACGGCACCGGCATCGTCTCCCAGGTGGAGGCCTGCTCTGTGTCTG GACCCGGCATCTCCAGCTACGCAGACAACCCCGCGGGGGCCGGCGCCAGCCTGAAGCCTTGCCTGGACAGGGCCATGAAGATCGTCCCGGCCGAGCAGCAGCGGGAGACCCCCACGTACCTGGGGGCCACGGCCGGCATGCGGCTGCTGAG GATGGAGAACAGCACCAAGGCCGAGCAGGTCTTTGCCGAGGTGTCCAAGGCCATTGGGGAGTACCCTGTGGATTTCCGCGGAGCTCGGATCCTGACGGGGAGCGAGGAGGGCTCCTTTGGCTGGATCACTGTCAACTACCTGCTGGAGACCCTGGTCAAG TTCTCGTTTGCAGAGAGATGGGAACATCCCCAGGACACCgaggtgctgggagctctggaCCTTGGCGGTGCCTCGACGCAGATCACCTTCCAGCCCGGGGTGCCCGTGGAGGACAGGAACACGTCCGTGTTCTTCCGGCTCTACGGCACCAACTACTCCCTGTACAGCCACAGCTACCTGTGCTACgggcagagccaggccctgaagatgctgctggcagccctgcaCCAG GCCAGCTCGAGTGCCCAGATCTCCCACCCCTGCTACCCGCGGGGGTACCAGGAGAACATCACCGTGGCTGAGCTCTACGACAGCCCCTGTGTGCGTGCACCCagctcagccagccctgcccttgtCCTCACGGTGACGGGGACAGGGGACCCAGCCGCGTGTGGCACGGCCGTGCAGAGACTCTTCAACTTCAGCTGCGGGGCGCAGTGGCCGTGCGGGTTCAATGGGGTGTACCAGCCCCCCGTGCGGGGACAGTTCTTC GCCTTTGCTGGGTTCTACTACACCTTCGACTTCCTGAACCTGACCCGCCAGCAGTCTCTGAGTGATGTCAACACCACCATCCTGGCCTTCTGCAGGAGGAACTGGGCAGAG CTGGTGCAGAGCTTCCCGCAGGATAGGAAGTACCTGCACACCTACTGCTCCGTGGCCATTTACATCCTGACACTGCTGCTCAATGGCTTCAAGTTCAACGAGCACACCTGGAGCAACATCCACTTCAGCAGGCAG GCAGCAAACACAGACATCGGCTGGACGCTGGGCTTCATGCTGAACTTCACCAACATGATCCCTGCCGAGGCTCTGCGGCACGTCAAGGGCCACCAGCCCGGCCTG